The following nucleotide sequence is from Salvia miltiorrhiza cultivar Shanhuang (shh) chromosome 7, IMPLAD_Smil_shh, whole genome shotgun sequence.
CGAGCCCAAAGTCAAGGTCATTTCCACCGCCCGCAGCTTCCCTCACCTTCCGCCTGCTCCACGTCGCTGCCTGTTCCACACTGCTGCATCTTCTGCGCCTGCTCCATTCGCCTCTGAGTGAAACCCTAGTACCGGTGCGACGCCAGATCTAAGTTTCTCCACCATCGCGCCTCCACCTTCTCTGAGTGAAACCATAGCAGCGACCCGACGACAAACTGAGTGTGACGACGCCATTGTTGATTTTTATTGTTCTTGTTCTGGATCTCATTATTGATTTCGTTGATTTCATGATTTTTATGGAATCTTATTCTTGATTTCATACAATTTCTGGAATCTTATTcttgatttttgttgatttcGTGAATTTCATGAATTGCTGATTTTAGTTGATTTCTGAAATCTTTATTGTTGCTTGGTGAATTTTGTTCTTGATCTGGAATTTTATTCATAATATTCATCTCCAttctctctttatttttttaattcattcaATTTTGTTAATTGGCTCTATTTTGTGAATTTATCTACATTTCATTTACAAGAAATAGCAATGATAAATATCCTTAAACTCATTATTAAACATATTGAACACACAAATCTTTATCCtaattttcttctccttaatctccgtgccaaaaAGTAATGTGCCATAAATagcgggacgaagggagtaataatatAAAACGAACAGAGACGCCTGCCACATATGCAGAGAAAATAAGAGAATAACATTTGAAAATGGATTTGTCTAGAAAGTAAAACCCGACTCGATACTAAATATGAagtctttttttgtttttttgaaacGGTATCCGAGTTTTCATTCAAGAATAATCATCATATACAATAGCATCTAACCAATTTGGAAAATCACAAGTCCAAACCTCAGGTTGGCTAAGATTACGCGAAAATTGAGCAAGATTATGAGCGACCCTATTAGCCGCTCTATAAGTGTGAAAAACTCTTACTAAAAGGCAATCCCTCAAGCACTGCAGCATCTCCACCAAGTCTTCTGGCAACAACCCCTTTTCCTCTTCTGGGTCCGCCATGACCAAGCAGCCAAGAGTGAGTCGGTATGAACTTCAATAGGCATAATGTTATGTTTAGTGTTCACTAAATAGGACGAAGtattgtaaatatatatgtattcagCTTTCTTAATATAAAATGATAATCAAAACCTAAATATTAGCTTTGCATTTCAATttaaatagaggcatttagtccCCATAATAAAATGGTTTTATATTGTTCTCTACAACATTCTCTCCCTCTTCTTTCTAATTTATAACATGTTATCAACACGAATGTTATGTGATTATTCTATCCTCATTTTTGATGGTATATACCCTATGAAAGATTTTTGTCTTTCCTACAAGAAGGGGCGTagccgggggggggggggtacaACCCCTcccccaaaataaataaataaataaataaataaattatactccctccgtcccataagagtgtatcacatAAGGGATGgtgcgagttttaagaaaaaaagtgGTAGATCAAGTGTTGAgtggaaatgagtggttgtggttgaattAGTTGTGGGGTTAGGTTATGTAGAAATGAGTGATTGTTGTTAAAAGGAGAAAGTGGGGCAATGTCTCAAAATGAAAGTgatacactcttatgggacagacgaaaatgaaaaatgtgataTATTCttatggaacggagggagtataatatatatatatatatatatatatatatatatatattaaaaaaaaccgTAATTAGAACTCTTCTAATTGAATCAGTGCCgctgaataaaaaaaaatgaaattagaaacTCTTGGCTGCTTCTATTGAGAGAGCATTTTCTGCAATGAAGATTGTCAAAAGTGATTTGCGAAATCGTATGCAGGACGAATGAATGAATGACAATTTGATCGTGTACattgaaaatgatattttcttaacAATTGATAACGAGAAAATATTCCAACGTTTTCAATCGATGAGTACACATCGCAATCAGTTGTCATCGCTTTCTCAAACAAAAACAACTGTCTCACCAAGTATTTATTCTTaggttatttgtaatgtattgaaacttttTTAGCTatattatttgtaatgtatttaaactatattatctatgaaaatgtcgttattattactattatatttgtattttagtaaaaaaatgtctaaaatataTTGAATGCCCCCCCCAAATCCGTAGAAGTTCAGCCCCCCCTccctcccaaaaaaataatttttggcTCCGCCATTGCTTACAAGGTACTATTAATACAGatttaataaattttgattttgatatttGCAATCGAAGCTACTAAATCTGTTGATtcaattgtttttcttttgcaaCTAATCAATTGAATTAATGTTCGAACAAATCAACTCAAAGAGATAAATTTCTTATATTCGATTGAACGTTAATGAATTAAGCTTACCCTTCCACGCGATCGCCCTGGACGGCCTGGTGAACATGAACTCCCACTTCACCATCGCCGTCTGTGTCGGCCTCTCCCTGGCACACCGGGGCAGCACAGCCTCGAGAACCCCTCCGCCTACGATGCCGGTGTCGACAGAGAACGAATTGACGCGGAGGATTAGGGTTCGAAGATTGGGGAGGGAGGCGATGGAAAGGGGAATGGACGGGATATCGGCAGTCTCGGAGGGGACGGCGGATGAGACGGAGGAGGAGATGGAGGTGAGGAGCAGCAGCAGGAGGAGGAAGGCGGTGCCAGATCTGAAAAAGGAAATAGCGGTGGCGACGGTGGCTATTGGACTGCTGTCGAAGGGAGGCAGATGAAGAGGAAAGTAATTTCCAGTAGGAGAGACCGAGAGATGAGAGGCGCCGAcggcttcgccggagaagaacaGCAACAGCGGCAACTTAGGGAAGAGAGAAAGCGTGAGTTGGGAGAAGAAAAtaggagaagaagaataagtGAGGGATATGAGCGTTGACCTgattgaagagagagaaatgagacagatcaaaatgacaaatctaacctttattaaataaaataaaatcataattaaaggttaaattatcaccgttagattaagcaagatcggcACACAAGATTtgatctttattctttatctaagagagtggtctccattgaactcttctcGAACAACTatgttatttaaaaaatttaaattaaaaaaacattaaaattaaatacaacagtacaataataaaatttaattgaagGCCAGAAAATATAGAAGAAAAGATATAGTAGAAGAAAAGATGCCCCCATGCAGGATCGAACTACAGACCTTCAGTTTACAAGACTGACGCTCTACCACTGAGCTATAGGGGCAActtgttttcaaaatttgtaataaatatatttaaaatattgttaAGAAAGTTTAACTATTTAAGACTTGAGAGTAGTGGAATTGGAGGAGTGGAATTCGCAGCGGTGAGAAAAAATGGCGGCGACACCGCGTATGGAGTTGGAGAAGATGAGCGTGGAGCACCTGAGGGGCTTGAAAGAGCAGGTCGATATGGAGGTCAATCTACTCCAAGACAGTCTCAACAACATCCGCTCCGCCAATGCCCGCCTCGAGAtcgcctccgccgccctccaCGACCTCTCCGTCCGCCCCGAAGGTTCCGCACCGGATCATCTATTCTACTTTATATGGACTTTGATAGTCTCTCCGTCTGATTTTTGATTTTACTGTTTCGTGCCAGGGAAGAAGATGCTGGTGCCATTGACGGCGTCGCTGTACGTGCCGGGAAAGCTGGATGATGCGGAGAAGGTCTTGGTGGACGTCGGCACCGGTTATTTCATTGAGGTTAGCGCCGCGACCTTTCGCTATCTACTCACTATTCAGCTCAATGTATCCTTGTTTATTGTTTGTATTTTTTGGAAAATTGACTGAATGTGTCTCGAGCCCTAACTTTTAGTTTCGAGTTGCTTAATTAGTGTGCCTTGCACATCACAGTGTTCTGTTTTTACAGCTCGCTTTTTGTACTGCAGGATTCTCTTGAATCTGATGTTGATTTGCTGAATTTAtgagcctttttattttatttttagttatacTGTCAGTTATGCTACATTATGCAGTAGTCTCTGGTGGGTATGCTACATTATGCAGTCTCTGGTATACGTATATGTGAAAGTTTTGTATGAAGAAGGTTTATGATTCAAGAGCCTTTGTGTGTTTATAGCTGGAAAGTCGAACTTACTTATCCAGTTCTATATGTTCTATATGTATGATAAATGTGTGAAATGTAAGTTGTTAGTCATAGGAAATGGGTGATGAACATTATGGGGATTTGGCTGCATAAAGGTAATTAGGCTTTTTGGGTTGGAAAAGCTAACGTTTCTGAACCATTTTAGTAGGATATTGCATAAGGGGCAACTCTGGCTCGATTTTGAGTATATACATCTTATAGTGAGTTTAGAGAGATGGGTGACAAATAACAACTTTCTTGAGATTATTGTGTAAGCTCTTGATGATGCATGATTCCTTTACCTAAAAAGCCTAAGATGCTGCTTCTTTTATTTGATATTCTTAGCCTATTTTAATCCCTGTTTTTCTCATCCACCATGTTTAGCCATGTCAATATGTTTAAATGGTGTTATAGCTGCATGCAGCATCTTAGAAGGTAGAGAAACAATGACTACTGAAAGCATGAATTTACTGCACCAGCCTTATTAATGTGTTGTGTTGTCAgtcatttaatattttattgtcagtCATCTAATACATTGTGATGAAATTAGTACATAGACAATAAGAAGTCAGTACCATGACATAAAGAAAGGTGTTCCATGATATAGTTTCCtaaaataagtaaaatataaaatcctgATAAAATAAGGCCATAGTTGATATAAAACAgaatataacaaaatattcagCTAATTGTGATGTGGATGATGTTCTATATTTATCGAAAGATTGAAAATAGAATAATAGATATGTCAGGGAAAGCACCAGACAAggggaaaagaaataagacattGAGTAGGGTGTTTTTGATAAAATCTCATTCACTTATTACCTCGGTTAACTGAATttcaatattatatttttgtttcaAGGTTATCTTTCAAGTCATGCTTCTTTTGTATGTTGAGCAATACATATTGGTACATGATAAAACATCGTATACTTCTCATACCTAGTGTTGCCTTATTTTAGTCCTTTGCATTTCTTGTAAGTGAATCAGCAAAATAGTATTTAAAGACTTGTCCCTACAATCTGAAATTCGTCTTGTGGCTCGATGGAGTGGTAAATAAACAAGAGAAtttgattttttcttccttCCTTTAGTTTTGTTTCAAATGCGGGAAAAAAATATGCCGATTAATGTTTTGTTATTTTGAAAACTTTACTGCAAGATTGTTGGGAAATTGCCTAAGCAACAGACTTTTAATTTCAGTCACATAGGTTCAACACATTGACTAATCCAAAAAATTATAAGATGATCTTTATAGCTAAGAGTTTGTCAAGTGGGTCTAATTCTTTATGTTTGATTCAAGAAGTAGTAGTCTCTAGTCCCGCCCAGCTCCTAACCTGTTACAGTGCGGATAAGGTACAATTTGTACTCTGATATCATCTGGCCTTGCATACTTCTGGAGATAAAGCCCCAAATTGTAATAATTTTAGTGGCTGGTGCTGattgattttaatattttgttgATTCAAGTCCTATGTCTGCTAATGTTTCAATCTAAGCAGAAAACTATGGTAGAAGGCAAAGATTATTGCGAGCGTAAAATTGCTTTGCTCAAGTTGAATTATGACCAACTTCTCGAGGTATGTGTTCTGGAACAACTCACATACTTTTTTCAGATGTTAATATCTGTTATTTaagtttttgatttatttatatcCTGAGCCTTGTAATTGAAAACTTACTCAAGATCTGTGGTTGGAACACACTACTAATGTTTTATCCTCCTTTTTTCTTTACTTGACCTTGTTTTTCTAAATAAGATGCCAGTTTTTCCTAATATTTTGAATTAGCAACTTCTCTTGCTTGTGCATTTTGAGTGATCGACATCCAATTATTGTATTTCATCCATAAGAAATTTAGGAGAAAAATCTAGTGCAGTGTACATTTTACACACGGAATCTCACCTTAAGGACATTCTCTCGACTTGAAACCTAAAGATTAGTTGGTAAGCTAGAAGCAGGcctataacattttttcataaaaatcaGACCATTGGGTTAACTTTGAATCTCGGAAAGCTAATAAGACAAAATATCTAAGCACCTGTTAAGTGACACTGAAATTCATTAAAGTCCTTATGTGCAGGAGATGGCCAAAAATATCATGAATTTCGTTATGTGAATCATTATGTAGTGTGAAATATTTTTGACTGAAAAGAATTTGCCACATTTGAAATTTTGAAGAACAGTGTCTCATATGCTCATGATAATTCTCCTCTTGTTAGCACCTCTGACGATTTGCATAATTACTCCCAGTGTGCCGATTTCATTCATTGAGGTTGTACATTATGTTGAGCACCCAGActtcaaaacaaaataaaaaacaaagctAATAGGTTGGACTGTAAACATGTTGGATAACAtactttcaaaataaaaaacaaagctAAAGTCGCAAAACATAGTGTTGGACtataaacatatttgttatGATATTTCAGACTACAGATGAGCAATAGGAAGCCTGTTACTATACTGTATACATGTCAAGAAAGAAGAATATTGTTATTTCTGAACAATTTCCCGATGCAATCGGTCTCTTGGTCATAACTGAAATGAAATGCAGGTGGCCGCAAAAAAGAGAAGCATAGCAGACGAAGCAGGGGCAGTTTTACAAGCAAAGTTGAAGCATATGGTCCCCGCACAGTAGTTGTGTTTTGGATGTAACATCTTGGTACTTGCTAAATTTGCATATGTTTTGCTTCAGTAACAGGAAGATGATTGTAGAGGAGCAGAGagagttttttaatttttttctcttgATCCACTACACTGTGTTGATGAATATTGCTGCATGGGGATATTAGTTTGAGATTGTGTTAAGCTATCGAATATGTATAATTCTCAAAATTCCAATTTTACTTTATAGCCTCTGTTTCATCTAAATAGTACTACAAGAGAAACTCAGGAGAAATTCAAAGGGCAAAAATCAAGCTTCGCTAGGAATAACATTCAAGAAATGATAGacctcatcctcatcaacaACACCCACATCTGTCGAGCAAACTGAACAGCAAACGCGTTTGAATGTCTCAGCTGCACCCGTTGGATCTGTACCAGCCTGAGAATTTCTTCCCTCCCTCTTTCGTCTACTTCCTGGTTTTGGCACTTCCTCCTTTATCCTGCAGTTGACAACAAAAACTGCTCGGTATTGGGTAACGTACTTTTCGTGCCTGCATTAACAGATTGCAAAGATTCTATgttaaatcaaagaaataaagGGAGCTCAAGCTAAAGGGCTAAACATATTTGTGCATTCAAAAGTGGATCCATATAGCCTGATTATGCAAACATTGTCATAGCAAAACCACACCCAGGTACCAGCATCTCTTTTGACAATATAATGTACAAAAaagatcaaataataattatgtgacCTTCCCTAAAAGAAAAAACTATCTGACCTCCAGTGTTGATGcacaaattcataaatctgATGGTTAGTGGATACACATCTCGCAAATGGGATTCTGTCGGCGTCGAAATGATTATTGAAATTGGttacttttatcattttatgaTGCAGAAAAAGAAGGTATATATGGTGTAACATGTGCAAGCATATGATCTGAGCTGGAAAAGTAAAGTGTAAACCAACCTCAATATCAATCCCTCCATCCTTTTATACTTAAACGAGGGTGTCACTCTGCCTACCTTGCTCAATTTACCATAACTCTATGCAACCACATTTAAGCATGCTTTTTTAAGTCGTGCATAAATTTCTTTTTCCCTATGTGTATGGCTCAACTCTTTTTATCACATTTGCAGaacatacatatatgtattaCTCTTCCAATCAGTGGAAGCCCAATAACTTCCTCTATCGGTCTCACCATATGTGAGAGTGCTTCATAAAAGCAATAAGGCAATGTATTCAGAAACAGAGACTCACTAATCGTATCTAGCTACCATAGCATATCTTCACTTAATAACACACAAGAAGTGGTTAATTAGATAGCTGCTTATTTAATGCAATCACAAGGGAGCTTCTGTTGTGTAGATTCCAACATTAGGTAGGAATGCAAAAGTCATATATTGGGGGAGTTGAAGAAAACAGTAGTATAAGGCAATTGGATTTACAGGTATTGAAAAAGGGGATGGGGATTGTGAGAGTAAGGAAAGAATACCTCTGGCAATCCAAGGAGAGAGTAGTGAAACAAGCAGGGCAGCTTAGCACAGCGTCGGAGCATCGGCCTCGTCTTTGTTTTTGAGCCCATGATTCGTTGATTTCATCGACTTTAGGGTCGTAAAATTCAGGCTTTGTGCTGTAGTCAATCTCATCATCGTCCGATACTATCAAACAACACCACCAATTAAACCCAAAACCAATCTCACAAATTCACAACGCAAAAGAAAACACACCTATTTGCTGAGACTCGCCATTTGGGGAATCTTCTGCTTCActtttttcattcatttttggTGTAGCAGAGCAGTTGCGGAGCCTCTGGAATTTCAAATACGCCTACGCCCTTCCAGTCCACACAAGACGAAAA
It contains:
- the LOC130993247 gene encoding prefoldin subunit 5, with translation MAATPRMELEKMSVEHLRGLKEQVDMEVNLLQDSLNNIRSANARLEIASAALHDLSVRPEGKKMLVPLTASLYVPGKLDDAEKVLVDVGTGYFIEKTMVEGKDYCERKIALLKLNYDQLLEVAAKKRSIADEAGAVLQAKLKHMVPAQ
- the LOC130993246 gene encoding uncharacterized protein LOC130993246; its protein translation is MNEKSEAEDSPNGESQQIVSDDDEIDYSTKPEFYDPKVDEINESWAQKQRRGRCSDAVLSCPACFTTLSLDCQRHEKYVTQYRAVFVVNCRIKEEVPKPGSRRKREGRNSQAGTDPTGAAETFKRVCCSVCSTDVGVVDEDEVYHFLNVIPSEA